The following are from one region of the Cetobacterium somerae ATCC BAA-474 genome:
- a CDS encoding MATE family efflux transporter has protein sequence MKEKHKEMGEQPIGQLLLKFSLPAMIGMFVNALYNIVDRIYIGNIPEIGPVAIAGVGVVFPIMIISLGFCLLIGLGGATNISISLGRKRKDLAEKFLGNATSLSIIFGIVLSFIIIFTMDLYIGKLGTSPVTEPFARDYLTIVALGFPFLMVGYATNAAVRSDGNPKISMITLLLGAITNIILDPIFIFGLNLGVKGAALATIISQIVSAIWTVGYFTSKFSGIKLHLKNLLLEWEKVKEIFIIGAGPFVLQLGSSAVNFILNSSLMKYGGDTAVGAMTIVNAVNTFILMPIFGINQGVQPILGFNYGARFFHRVRQAFILAVKGAVTISTIGFLAIQFLSKYFIVIFTSNPELLDAASKGLKVFTLMFPFIGFQIIAAVYFQAIGKPKTTMFLSLSRQVLFLIPIVLIFSRIWGVRGVWMAVPSADILSVIVTFIMTKKEMKNLKLLENEKDLRKNVNENQSTRESTN, from the coding sequence ATGAAAGAAAAACACAAAGAAATGGGAGAGCAGCCCATCGGTCAACTGCTTTTAAAATTTTCACTTCCTGCTATGATTGGAATGTTTGTAAATGCTTTATACAATATAGTAGACAGAATTTATATTGGAAATATACCTGAAATTGGTCCGGTTGCTATTGCAGGTGTTGGAGTTGTTTTTCCAATAATGATAATCTCTCTTGGTTTCTGTCTTCTAATTGGATTAGGTGGCGCTACTAATATCTCTATTTCATTAGGAAGAAAACGAAAAGATTTAGCTGAAAAATTTTTAGGTAATGCTACTTCATTATCAATTATATTCGGTATCGTTTTAAGTTTTATAATAATTTTTACAATGGATCTATATATTGGAAAATTAGGAACAAGCCCTGTCACGGAACCATTTGCCAGAGATTACTTAACAATTGTCGCTCTTGGTTTTCCTTTTTTAATGGTTGGGTACGCTACTAACGCAGCCGTTAGATCTGATGGAAATCCTAAAATTTCTATGATTACTCTTTTACTTGGAGCAATCACAAATATCATTTTAGATCCTATCTTTATCTTTGGATTAAATTTAGGAGTTAAAGGTGCTGCACTTGCAACTATTATTTCTCAAATTGTTTCTGCAATTTGGACTGTTGGTTACTTCACATCAAAATTTAGCGGAATTAAACTCCATTTAAAAAACTTACTTCTTGAATGGGAGAAAGTTAAAGAAATTTTTATTATTGGAGCTGGACCATTTGTTTTACAATTAGGTTCTAGTGCTGTAAACTTTATATTAAATAGTAGCCTTATGAAGTATGGTGGAGATACTGCTGTTGGAGCAATGACCATTGTTAATGCAGTAAACACTTTCATTCTTATGCCTATCTTTGGTATAAATCAAGGAGTTCAACCTATTCTTGGATTTAACTATGGAGCAAGATTTTTTCACAGAGTTAGACAAGCTTTTATACTAGCTGTGAAAGGTGCTGTTACTATTTCTACTATTGGATTTTTAGCTATTCAATTTTTATCTAAATATTTTATAGTTATCTTTACTAGCAATCCTGAACTTCTAGATGCTGCATCAAAAGGTCTTAAAGTTTTTACTTTAATGTTTCCTTTTATAGGTTTCCAAATTATAGCAGCAGTTTATTTTCAGGCTATTGGAAAACCAAAAACTACTATGTTTTTAAGCTTATCAAGACAAGTTTTATTTTTAATCCCTATTGTTTTAATTTTTTCTAGAATCTGGGGAGTTCGTGGTGTATGGATGGCTGTGCCATCTGCAGATATATTATCTGTTATTGTTACTTTTATTATGACAAAAAAAGAGATGAAAAATCTTAAACTTTTAGAAAATGAAAAGGACTTGAGAAAAAATGTCAACGAAAATCAATCAACTAGAGAATCAACCAATTAA
- a CDS encoding threonine/serine exporter family protein encodes MFFIEVIFAFFITISFAILFNVRGKLIIYSGIGGAISWLFYLLFTKEGYSYSTCYLLATAITAFYSEIMAKRLQTTVPTLLIAALIPMAPGGGVYYTMLYLIQNKYQDSMLKGMETSIIAGSMALGIILVTTFFRIFHLTKR; translated from the coding sequence ATGTTTTTTATAGAAGTTATTTTTGCTTTTTTTATTACAATCAGTTTCGCTATTCTTTTCAATGTTAGAGGTAAACTTATTATTTATTCTGGAATCGGCGGTGCTATAAGCTGGCTTTTTTATTTACTTTTTACAAAAGAAGGCTATTCTTACTCTACATGCTATCTTTTGGCAACAGCCATCACTGCTTTTTATTCTGAGATTATGGCAAAAAGATTACAAACTACAGTTCCTACACTACTTATAGCAGCTCTAATTCCTATGGCTCCTGGTGGTGGAGTTTATTACACTATGCTATATCTAATTCAAAATAAATACCAAGATTCTATGCTAAAAGGTATGGAAACTTCAATAATTGCTGGTTCTATGGCTCTTGGAATAATTTTAGTAACTACATTTTTTAGAATTTTCCATCTTACAAAGAGATAA
- a CDS encoding HlyD family secretion protein, translated as MDNQTTNQNIVTDETKNKNRKDAKKKMGIFLLIILIIGVLYLLYYFFFLKGYEETENAYIHGNQVSITTQVSGVINEINVEDTQSIDVGTPVIKLDTIDYEIALKNAETKLADAVRKYYTLQNSVKLNEDSVAIAKANLTLADKTLKRQTISSSTGITSKENFDTTNFKYIDSKNSYEQSLTNLENSKIQAFSNDIYSHPLVAAAIENLKNAYYNLEKTKIFSPISGVIAQKQVELGQQVKAGQTLFTVVDLNKTWVNANFKETQLGDIKPGNYVEIVSDLNGKTYKGVVSGISAGSGSAFALIPTQNATGNWIKIVQRVPVRIDFDHESLEKNGILPIGTSLTVTVNTNKNIDIQNQFKEQKSELYKIDENKLSVLIEKIVKDNSF; from the coding sequence TTGGATAATCAAACTACAAACCAAAATATCGTGACGGATGAAACTAAAAATAAAAATAGAAAAGATGCTAAAAAAAAGATGGGTATTTTTCTTTTAATTATACTCATTATTGGAGTTTTATATCTACTTTATTATTTCTTTTTCTTAAAAGGATATGAAGAAACTGAAAATGCTTATATTCATGGAAATCAAGTTTCTATAACAACGCAAGTTAGTGGTGTTATCAATGAAATTAACGTAGAGGATACTCAATCTATAGATGTTGGTACCCCTGTTATAAAATTAGATACTATTGATTATGAAATTGCTCTAAAAAACGCTGAAACAAAATTAGCAGATGCTGTTAGAAAATACTATACATTACAAAATAGTGTAAAGCTTAATGAAGATAGTGTTGCAATTGCTAAAGCTAACTTAACTCTTGCTGATAAAACTTTAAAAAGACAAACTATATCTAGTAGCACTGGTATAACAAGCAAAGAGAACTTTGATACAACTAATTTCAAATATATAGATAGTAAAAATAGTTACGAACAAAGTTTAACTAATTTAGAAAATAGTAAAATTCAAGCTTTTAGCAACGATATATATTCTCATCCTCTTGTTGCTGCTGCTATTGAAAATCTTAAAAATGCTTATTACAACTTAGAAAAAACTAAAATTTTCTCTCCAATTTCTGGAGTTATTGCTCAAAAGCAAGTTGAATTAGGACAACAAGTAAAAGCTGGACAAACACTTTTTACTGTTGTTGACTTAAACAAAACTTGGGTTAATGCAAATTTTAAAGAAACTCAACTTGGAGATATAAAACCTGGAAATTATGTTGAAATTGTTAGTGATTTAAATGGTAAAACTTACAAAGGAGTTGTTTCTGGAATATCTGCTGGATCTGGTAGTGCTTTTGCTTTAATTCCAACACAAAATGCCACTGGAAACTGGATTAAAATTGTTCAGAGAGTTCCCGTTAGAATTGATTTTGATCACGAAAGTTTAGAAAAGAATGGAATTTTACCAATTGGAACAAGCTTAACTGTCACAGTTAATACAAATAAAAATATTGATATTCAAAATCAATTTAAAGAACAAAAATCAGAACTTTACAAAATTGATGAAAATAAATTAAGTGTATTAATTGAAAAAATAGTTAAAGATAATAGCTTTTAA
- a CDS encoding PLP-dependent aminotransferase family protein encodes MSKINIYIDKNSKESLYLQIYQCLKKQILSGDIKVGAKLPSIRQVAIKLDINQNTVIQSYNILEKKGLIKKISGKGCFVEQICEFEIEQKEIPLIESFKYGQNQIIERINFSNGTPSSKYFPIEDYKMFFDEVIREYGGEIFQYQNVQGVDSLRYLLSEEFEKEDIFVKKENIQITSGTQQALDIVIKLFSKETKPTVVLSDPTYPNALNIFKGWCNIKSLDIKEDGWDLKEFEEILKEEKIDFVYECINFQNPTGVTWSLEKREQLLQLAEKYGFYIVEDDSFSDFYYTETKPKTLKSLDKLGQEKVIYVKTYSKILMPGIGLAIMTVPENLMQRVLLIKYGLDTTTSGINQKILEKFIVKNKLHEHLSLLRKEFGKKQKLCLKLLKKIQGLSVMHKPNGGFFIWVKLSDNIDGEKFYLKCKEEGVALLPGALFYKDKRDVCKIRLSFISPTLLEIEKGLEILEKTLSLCKMENSKKCSY; translated from the coding sequence ATGTCTAAAATTAATATTTATATAGATAAAAATTCAAAAGAAAGCTTATATCTACAGATTTATCAGTGTCTAAAAAAGCAGATTTTATCAGGGGATATTAAAGTAGGAGCAAAGTTACCGTCGATTCGTCAAGTTGCAATAAAACTAGATATAAATCAAAATACAGTTATTCAAAGTTATAATATTTTAGAGAAAAAAGGGTTGATAAAAAAAATCTCTGGAAAAGGGTGTTTTGTAGAACAAATTTGTGAATTTGAAATAGAGCAAAAAGAGATACCTTTAATAGAAAGCTTCAAATATGGACAAAATCAAATAATAGAAAGAATAAACTTTTCGAATGGAACTCCAAGCTCTAAATATTTTCCTATTGAAGATTATAAAATGTTTTTTGATGAAGTTATTCGAGAGTATGGGGGAGAGATTTTTCAATACCAAAATGTTCAAGGAGTAGATAGTCTTCGCTACTTACTCTCAGAGGAGTTTGAAAAAGAAGATATTTTTGTAAAAAAGGAAAATATCCAAATAACATCAGGAACTCAACAAGCTTTAGATATAGTTATAAAACTTTTTTCAAAAGAAACAAAACCAACAGTTGTATTATCAGATCCAACTTACCCAAATGCTTTAAATATATTTAAAGGATGGTGTAATATAAAATCTTTAGATATTAAAGAAGATGGTTGGGATTTGAAAGAGTTTGAAGAGATATTAAAAGAAGAAAAAATAGATTTTGTATATGAGTGTATAAATTTTCAGAATCCTACAGGTGTTACTTGGTCTTTGGAAAAGAGAGAACAACTTTTACAACTAGCTGAAAAATATGGATTTTATATAGTTGAAGATGATAGTTTTTCAGATTTTTATTATACAGAAACAAAACCTAAAACTTTAAAAAGTTTGGATAAATTAGGACAAGAGAAGGTTATTTATGTTAAAACATATTCAAAGATACTTATGCCTGGAATTGGATTGGCAATAATGACAGTACCAGAAAATCTTATGCAAAGGGTTCTTTTAATAAAATATGGGTTAGATACGACAACCTCTGGAATAAATCAAAAAATTTTAGAAAAATTTATAGTTAAAAATAAATTACATGAACATTTATCTTTATTAAGAAAAGAATTTGGCAAAAAACAAAAGCTATGCTTAAAGTTGTTAAAGAAAATTCAAGGACTAAGTGTTATGCATAAACCAAATGGAGGGTTTTTTATTTGGGTTAAACTTTCAGATAATATAGATGGTGAAAAATTTTATTTAAAATGTAAAGAAGAAGGAGTAGCTCTTTTGCCAGGAGCTTTATTTTATAAGGATAAGAGAGATGTTTGTAAAATTAGGTTAAGTTTTATATCTCCAACCCTACTTGAAATAGAAAAAGGATTGGAGATACTAGAAAAAACATTATCTCTTTGTAAGATGGAAAATTCTAAAAAATGTAGTTACTAA
- the coaBC gene encoding bifunctional phosphopantothenoylcysteine decarboxylase/phosphopantothenate--cysteine ligase CoaBC, protein MKNILIGVTGGIAAYKSANIISILRKKGYNVKVIMTESATKIITPQTLETLSRNRVVTDMWERNHQIEVEHISLAEWADAFLIAPATYNIVGKVANGIADDMLSTVISACKKPTYFALAMNVNMYENPILKENIQKLEKLGYKFIESDEGFLACNVNAKGRLKNENEIVEIIEKDLTTPIPKLLKGKKVIITAGRTEEPLDPIRYFSNRSSGQMGYSLAKVAVDLGADVTLVSGPTNLEIPHGLKEFIRIRSAIDMFDAVMERFDSQDIGIACAAVADYRPKNYSTEKIKKSDGELTIVLERNPDILFNMGEKKKNQILVGFAAETENIIENAKKKLIKKNLDFIVANNAENMQKSTNSIQIIKKSGENIIYKEQPKSEIAKHIFNEILKEVKM, encoded by the coding sequence ATGAAAAATATTTTAATTGGAGTTACTGGTGGGATTGCCGCTTATAAGTCTGCTAATATAATCTCAATATTAAGAAAAAAAGGATATAACGTTAAAGTTATAATGACTGAAAGTGCCACTAAAATAATTACTCCTCAAACTTTAGAAACTCTTTCTAGAAATAGAGTTGTAACAGATATGTGGGAAAGAAATCATCAAATTGAAGTTGAACATATATCATTAGCAGAATGGGCTGATGCTTTTTTAATTGCTCCAGCAACTTATAATATTGTAGGAAAAGTAGCTAACGGAATTGCTGACGATATGCTATCTACTGTTATTTCAGCATGTAAAAAACCTACATACTTTGCTTTAGCAATGAATGTGAATATGTATGAGAATCCAATTTTAAAAGAAAATATACAAAAATTGGAAAAATTAGGTTATAAGTTTATAGAATCTGACGAAGGATTTTTAGCTTGTAATGTTAATGCTAAAGGAAGATTAAAAAATGAAAATGAAATAGTTGAAATTATAGAGAAAGATTTAACAACTCCTATTCCTAAACTATTAAAAGGAAAGAAAGTTATTATTACAGCAGGTAGAACTGAAGAACCTTTAGATCCTATAAGATATTTTTCAAATAGGTCTAGTGGGCAAATGGGATATTCTTTAGCTAAAGTCGCTGTAGATTTAGGAGCTGATGTAACTTTAGTTTCTGGCCCTACAAATCTTGAAATTCCACATGGTCTAAAAGAGTTTATTAGAATAAGAAGTGCTATTGATATGTTTGATGCTGTCATGGAAAGATTTGATTCTCAAGATATCGGTATAGCTTGTGCTGCTGTTGCAGATTATAGACCTAAAAACTACTCCACTGAAAAAATTAAAAAATCTGACGGTGAATTAACAATAGTGTTAGAACGAAATCCTGATATTTTATTCAATATGGGAGAAAAAAAGAAAAACCAAATTTTAGTTGGATTTGCTGCAGAAACTGAAAACATTATCGAGAACGCAAAGAAAAAATTAATCAAGAAAAATTTAGATTTTATTGTTGCTAATAATGCTGAAAACATGCAAAAATCAACTAACAGCATACAAATTATAAAAAAATCTGGCGAAAATATTATTTATAAAGAACAACCAAAATCTGAAATTGCAAAACATATTTTTAATGAAATTTTAAAAGAAGTCAAAATGTAA
- a CDS encoding MATE family efflux transporter — MSTKINQLENQPINKLFYKFAIPASIGMLVNSLYVVADGVFISRGIGSIGIAAVNIGYPIINLTAALSLMFGAGGATLISLKSDDQDFKNKSFTYTIILNLIFYILIASVVFMFPNKIMKSLGATELLLPMVKDYMYPCIVATFFLMLSISLNAIVRNDNAPRKAMNSLFIGAITNIVLDYIFIFKLKMGIEGGAYATAIGQVLSAVYLCMHFPKSTFRLSFDIKDIQWNLMGKICSLGFSSFILEFAVMVITILLNITLSRTEGQIGVAAYGIISYSFVIYRMLFTGLAQGIQPLVSFNYGRRNYRRVLEIFRYAHKFCFIATTIALILIKFFALDVVKVFTHESHLFEYTAKGLFLYSSAIIFVGANFMNISYLQAMDKAFLANIISVCRGVVFMGIGIVILPKLLGVDGIWLTLPFADVLTFILTLIIFKILGINKNLKASSI, encoded by the coding sequence ATGTCAACGAAAATCAATCAACTAGAGAATCAACCAATTAATAAACTATTTTATAAATTTGCTATCCCAGCTTCAATTGGAATGCTTGTTAACTCCCTTTATGTAGTTGCTGATGGAGTTTTTATATCAAGAGGTATCGGAAGTATTGGAATTGCCGCTGTTAATATTGGATATCCTATAATTAACTTAACAGCTGCTCTAAGTCTTATGTTTGGAGCTGGAGGAGCTACTTTAATATCTTTAAAAAGTGATGACCAAGATTTTAAAAATAAAAGTTTTACATATACAATTATTTTAAATCTTATTTTTTATATTTTAATAGCTTCTGTTGTTTTCATGTTTCCCAATAAAATAATGAAATCTCTAGGAGCAACAGAACTTTTACTTCCTATGGTTAAAGATTATATGTATCCATGTATTGTAGCTACTTTCTTTTTGATGCTATCAATATCATTAAATGCTATTGTTAGAAATGATAATGCTCCTAGAAAAGCCATGAATTCACTTTTTATTGGAGCTATTACAAATATTGTTCTAGATTATATCTTCATATTTAAGTTAAAAATGGGAATTGAGGGTGGAGCTTATGCTACGGCTATTGGACAAGTTTTATCAGCAGTATACCTATGTATGCACTTTCCTAAATCAACTTTTAGATTATCCTTTGATATAAAAGATATCCAATGGAATTTAATGGGAAAAATTTGTTCTTTAGGCTTCTCATCTTTCATTTTAGAGTTTGCAGTTATGGTAATAACAATTCTTTTAAATATAACTCTTTCTAGAACAGAAGGACAAATAGGAGTTGCTGCTTACGGAATAATCTCTTATTCATTTGTTATCTATAGAATGTTATTTACAGGTTTAGCCCAAGGAATCCAACCATTAGTTAGCTTTAACTATGGACGTCGAAATTATAGAAGAGTTCTAGAAATTTTTAGATATGCTCATAAATTCTGTTTTATTGCTACTACAATAGCTTTAATTTTAATAAAATTCTTTGCTTTAGATGTTGTTAAAGTTTTTACACACGAATCTCATCTATTTGAGTATACAGCTAAAGGTTTATTTTTATACTCTAGTGCCATTATTTTTGTAGGAGCTAACTTTATGAATATCTCTTACTTACAAGCTATGGATAAAGCTTTTTTAGCTAATATAATATCAGTTTGTAGAGGTGTGGTATTTATGGGAATCGGAATTGTTATTTTACCAAAACTTCTTGGAGTTGATGGAATCTGGTTAACACTTCCATTTGCAGATGTATTAACATTTATTTTAACTCTTATAATCTTTAAAATTCTAGGTATTAATAAAAATTTAAAAGCCTCAAGTATATAG
- a CDS encoding flavodoxin family protein translates to MKVVAFNGSPREKGNTYFALKMVGEELEKEGIELEIVHVGNKAIRGCIGCNGCAKNRDEKCVMSEENFVNEWIQKIKEADGVLLGSPVHFASLGATMKAFLDRAFYVASVNGGLFRHKVGASVVAVRRSGGVPTFDQLNNYLNYSEMLMPSTNYWSVIHGLRPGEVEQDEEGKQIMRILGKNMAWLLKMVDYTKDTIIPPEKENKKYTHFIR, encoded by the coding sequence ATGAAGGTTGTTGCATTTAATGGAAGCCCAAGAGAAAAAGGTAATACATATTTTGCATTGAAGATGGTAGGAGAAGAGCTAGAAAAAGAAGGTATAGAACTAGAGATAGTTCATGTGGGAAATAAGGCTATTAGAGGTTGCATAGGTTGTAATGGGTGTGCTAAAAATAGAGATGAAAAGTGTGTTATGAGTGAAGAGAATTTTGTAAATGAATGGATACAAAAAATTAAAGAAGCAGATGGTGTTTTATTGGGATCGCCAGTTCATTTTGCTTCTTTAGGAGCAACTATGAAAGCTTTTTTAGATAGAGCATTTTATGTAGCATCAGTTAACGGAGGACTTTTTAGACATAAAGTTGGTGCATCAGTTGTTGCAGTAAGAAGATCAGGAGGAGTTCCAACATTTGATCAGTTAAATAATTATTTAAATTATTCAGAAATGTTGATGCCTTCAACAAATTATTGGAGTGTAATACATGGATTAAGACCTGGAGAGGTTGAGCAAGATGAAGAAGGAAAACAAATAATGAGAATTTTGGGAAAAAATATGGCTTGGCTTTTAAAGATGGTTGATTATACAAAAGATACAATTATTCCACCAGAAAAAGAAAATAAAAAATACACTCACTTTATAAGATAA
- a CDS encoding TolC family protein — protein MKSYIFFVILPFLLTGCFGTPKVTETPIKTLITENKPQNSNIFFKSQQWWLSTNNQQLISLIDEVLKTNSEIKIAKLNIEKAMYTLNSTKNSNLSSIDLGGSWNRNHVLTSHVKTDLPIKDIKNSDTIDMGSLAIQGQYIFDIWGKFDALQNQAQYSKLATELQSEWSTLTLSTTVANLYGKYILLTKEENILKKKFNIAKEVLNYQNILYQTGLGNKESILNADNNVNSLNQKIAEITVQKTTLKNSFYSLVGNIKSKNIDKILSNIDYNTPQFDYFLNIPEYIDSDIVINRPDVKYYLALINSQKENLKSLKADFYPRFSITGKYEYQNLNIQDLLKAHSTLWEFGPSLYLPLFNRNLLTQNYNIGGVDLNIFIENYNNNLIKAYQDINNNLNALKTSKRNNELEEKNYSNVKSTYNDNNTLYQIGSISKLELLNQKNNLLDTELSYIENNFTLYTNQINLIGSLGGYYKNEVK, from the coding sequence ATGAAATCTTATATTTTTTTTGTTATTTTGCCTTTTTTATTAACAGGTTGTTTTGGTACTCCTAAGGTTACGGAAACTCCTATTAAAACATTAATTACAGAAAACAAACCACAAAATAGCAACATTTTTTTTAAGTCACAACAATGGTGGCTTAGCACAAATAATCAGCAATTGATTTCTCTAATTGATGAGGTTTTAAAAACAAATAGTGAAATTAAAATAGCTAAACTAAACATTGAAAAAGCAATGTATACCTTAAATTCTACAAAAAACTCTAATCTTTCTAGCATAGATTTAGGAGGAAGTTGGAATAGAAATCATGTTTTAACATCTCATGTAAAAACAGATCTTCCTATAAAAGATATCAAAAATAGCGATACTATTGATATGGGCTCTTTGGCTATTCAAGGACAATATATCTTTGATATTTGGGGAAAATTTGATGCTCTACAAAATCAAGCTCAATATTCAAAATTAGCTACAGAACTTCAGAGTGAATGGAGTACTCTAACTCTTTCAACAACAGTTGCAAATCTTTATGGAAAATATATTTTACTTACAAAAGAAGAGAATATACTAAAGAAAAAATTTAATATTGCAAAAGAGGTCTTAAACTATCAAAATATTCTTTATCAAACTGGACTTGGAAATAAAGAAAGCATTTTAAACGCTGACAATAATGTTAACTCTTTAAATCAAAAAATTGCCGAAATTACTGTTCAAAAAACTACTTTAAAAAATAGTTTTTACTCTCTTGTTGGAAATATAAAATCTAAAAACATAGATAAAATTTTATCAAATATAGATTATAATACTCCTCAGTTTGATTATTTTTTAAATATTCCTGAATATATTGATTCGGATATAGTTATTAATAGACCTGATGTAAAATATTATTTGGCCTTAATTAACTCACAGAAAGAAAATTTAAAGTCTTTAAAAGCTGATTTCTATCCTAGATTTTCTATTACTGGAAAATATGAATATCAAAATTTGAATATTCAAGATTTATTAAAAGCTCATAGTACATTATGGGAGTTTGGACCAAGTTTATATCTACCTCTATTTAATAGGAATTTACTTACTCAAAATTATAATATCGGTGGAGTTGATTTAAATATTTTTATAGAAAATTATAACAACAACTTAATTAAAGCCTACCAAGATATCAACAATAATCTCAATGCTTTAAAAACATCAAAAAGAAATAATGAATTAGAAGAAAAAAATTATAGCAATGTAAAATCTACTTATAACGATAATAATACCTTATATCAAATTGGTAGTATATCAAAACTTGAACTGTTGAATCAAAAGAATAATTTGCTTGATACTGAATTAAGCTATATTGAAAATAATTTTACACTATACACAAATCAAATTAACTTAATCGGATCCCTTGGTGGTTACTATAAAAATGAGGTGAAATAA
- a CDS encoding threonine/serine exporter family protein, producing MPKKQLITEHRVLQLATFAGKIVLTSGGEVYRVEDIIARIGQHFNLKIDCFATLTCIIVSGKNIDDEVVSLVERISSRSTNLDKIHQVHKLINEIEKYSFSELKKSLEDINKISPYGFGMNFIASALGAASFVVSFKGGPNDFAAAFVAGCGVALFSYIISGLQLNSFFINLISGAICAFVSNLFYVNGIITTPSISIISSLMLLVPGVAFINSIRDIIAGDLVSGTSRAMEVLMIGGAIAIGAGLVTKLFFNFGGF from the coding sequence ATGCCAAAAAAACAACTAATTACCGAACATCGTGTTCTTCAACTAGCGACTTTCGCCGGAAAAATAGTTCTTACTAGCGGAGGTGAAGTTTATAGAGTCGAGGATATTATTGCTCGAATCGGTCAACATTTTAATTTGAAAATTGACTGCTTTGCTACATTAACATGTATTATTGTTTCTGGAAAAAATATTGATGATGAAGTTGTTTCTTTAGTAGAAAGAATTAGTTCTCGATCTACAAATTTAGATAAAATTCATCAAGTTCATAAATTAATAAATGAAATCGAAAAATACTCTTTTTCAGAATTAAAAAAATCTTTAGAAGATATTAATAAAATATCCCCTTATGGTTTTGGTATGAATTTTATTGCCTCTGCACTAGGAGCAGCAAGCTTTGTTGTTTCTTTTAAAGGGGGACCAAACGATTTTGCTGCTGCTTTTGTTGCAGGATGTGGTGTCGCTTTATTTTCTTATATTATTTCAGGATTACAACTAAATAGCTTCTTTATAAATTTAATTTCTGGAGCAATTTGTGCCTTTGTTTCTAACTTATTTTATGTTAATGGAATAATTACAACACCATCTATAAGTATAATTTCTTCTTTGATGTTACTTGTTCCCGGAGTTGCTTTTATAAACTCTATCAGAGATATTATTGCTGGAGATTTAGTTTCTGGTACTTCAAGAGCTATGGAAGTTCTTATGATTGGTGGAGCGATAGCTATTGGAGCTGGATTAGTTACAAAACTTTTTTTTAATTTTGGAGGATTTTAA